TATTGGCCTTGATTCCGCCCGGGTGCAGCAGGGGGAATTTACCCTGAAGTAACCCTTTCCCGGGCCGGTTCCTCCGGCCCGGTTACCCCCGGCGTTCTTTTGCGCATTTGTTAGCAATTTATTAACCCATTGTCAGGTATTCGGTTACTCTGTTATAACCGCATGAAAGCGGGAACAAAATGACGAGGATTGATCTATGCGGCGCATCTGTGCGGGTCTGGCCGGGTTACTGGCGCTGGTTGTGGCGGGTGCCCAGGCAGCAGAGCCGGTGAAAGTGGCATCAAAAATTGATACGGAAGGGGCACTGCTGGGTAACGTGATTATCCAGGTGCTGGAAAGCCACGGCGTAAAAACCATTAACCGCCTGCAGCTCGGGCCTACTGCCGTGGTGCGTGGCGCTATTATCGCGGGGAATATTGATATTTACCCGGAGTACACCGGCAATGGCGGGGTCTTTTTTCAGGATCCACAAGATCAGGTGTGGAAAAACCCCCAGCTGAGCTACGAGCGCATTAAAGCCCGGGATCTGGAAGATAACAAACTGGTCTGGCTGAAACCGGCCCCGGCCAACAACACCTGGACCATTGCGGTGCGCCAGGATCTGGCAAAATCACAGGGGCTGGTCTCCCTGGCGGATCTCAGCCGCTACCTCAAACAGGGCGGTAAATTTAAACTGGCGGCCTCTGCGGAGTTTATCGAGCGGGCGGATGCGCTACCGGCTTTCCAGCAGGCTTATGGCTTCGAGCTTAAGCCTAATCAACTGCTCTCTCTGGCCGGGGGGGATACCTCCGTCACCCTGAGAGCGGCAGCGGAGCAGACCTCCGGCGTGAACGGGGCTATGGCTTACGGGACCGATGGCCCGGTAGCGGCCCTGGGCTTACAGACCCTTACCGATCCGCAAAATGTTCAGCCGGTGTATGCCCCGGCGCCCGTGATCCGCGAGCCGGTTCTGGCGGCCTATCCGAAAATTGAAACCTGGCTGGCGCCGGTGTTCTCCGCCCTTGATCAGAAAACCCTGCAGACCCTGAATGCCCGTATTGCCGTAGAAGGGCAGGACGCAGGTACTGTGGCCCGGGACTGGCTGAAAAGCCGCAAATTTATTAAATAGGGCTGATGGCGTCTAACCGGGTTCTGTGGCTACTGCTGGTGCTGATGACCGGCGCGCTGATTTTTCTGCCGCTGGTGAATCTGGCGCCCAACCGCCTGGTGTCCGGCACACCGCTGATGGTCTGGTCCCCGGGGGCGGTGGTGCTCTGGCTGCTGGCCCCGTTGCTGGGGCTCTGGGGGCTGTGCCTGTTGGCACCCGGGCGTAACGGGCTGATCCTGCTCTGCTGCCAGCTGCTCTTTACCTGCGCACTGTGGATGCTGGGCCAGCTGGCAGACCAGCTGATGCAGCACAGCGGCAGCCTGGCCCGGGTCACGCCGGGCAGCGGCTGGTGGGTAGTGCTGGCCGGTAGCCTGCTCGGGGCGATGGATGCCAGCCAGCGCCTGACACCGCGCCCGCTGTACCGGCTGGCGCTGAACCTGCAAATCTGGCTGCTGCCGGTGCTGATGCTGGCGGGCGGCTGCTTTTCTGCGACGTCACTACTGCGTGAATACCACAACCGGGCGGATGTTTTCCAGGCGGCTCTGGCCGGGCATTTGCTGTATCTGCCCGGGGTGCTGGTGCCCGGATTACTGATAGCGCTCCCCGCTGGCTGGTGGTGCCAGCGCTCCGCCCGGGCGCGGCGCACGCTGCTGCCGTTACTCAATATTATCCAGACCGTACCTTCTGTGGCGCTGTTCGGGCTACTGATTGCGCCCCTGACCCGCCTGGCGCAGCGCTTTCCGGTGCTTGGCGAGTGGGGGATAAGCGGGATAGGGCTGGCACCGGCGCTGGTGGCGCTGGTGCTCTATTCACTGTTGCCCCTGGTGCGCGGTGTAATGTCGGGGCTGGACGCGGTGCCTGCACGCGTTACGGAGAGCGCCCGGGGGATGGGCATGTCCCGGGGGCAACTGGCCTGGCGGGTCGAGCTTCCCCTGGCCCTGCCGGTACTGCTGCGCAGCCTGCGGGTGGTGGCGGTGCAAACCACCGGCCTTGCGGTGGTGGCGGCGCTTATCGGTGCCGGGGGGCTGGGCACGCTTATTTTCCAGGGGCTGCTCAGCAGCGCGATGGATCTGGTATTGCTCGGGGTGATCCCCACCGTTGCGCTGGCAGTGGTTGTCGATACCGTCTTCAGATGCCTGCTGGCATTAGTAGAGGAGAGTCCCGGTGATCGAATTTGACGGGGTCAGCAAATTTTTCCAGGGCCAGCCTGCGGTAGAGGGGCTCAGTTTTACCTGCCGGGAAGGGGCGCTGACCGTACTGGTGGGCACCTCCGGATCGGGAAAGTCCACCACCCTTAAGATGATTAACCGGCTGATCGAGGCCGATCGCGGGGAGATCCGCGTTGCCGGGCGGCCGGTGCGCGAGCATGATCCCCTGGATTTGCGCCGCCAGATGGGCTACGTCATTCAGTCTGTCGGCCTGTTTCCCCACTGGACCGTCGCCCGCAATATTGCCACCGTGCCGCAGCTGCTGCGCTGGCCGGCGGCAAAAACCGACGCCCGGGTAGATACGCTGCTGACACTGCTGGGGCTGGCGCCGGAGATCTACCGCCAGCGTTATCCTCACCAGCTTTCCGGGGGCCAGCAGCAGCGGGTCGGGGTCGCCAGAGCGCTGGCCGCCGATCCCCGGGTATTACTGATGGATGAGCCGTTTGGTGCCCTTGATCCGGTCACCCGCCGCGCCCTGCAACAGGAGGTGCGGCGTATCCAGCAACAGACCCGCTGCACGCTGGTGATGGTTACCCACGATGTGGATGAGGCGCTCTCTCTGGCGGACCATCTGGTGCTGATGGACCGCGGGCGGATTGTCCAGCAGGGCACGCCGGAAGCGCTGCTGACCCGGCCGGTCAGTGAGTTTGTTCACACATTTTTTGCCGCCAGCGATTATGGCATCCGGCTGATGGGCCTGCGCCGGGTGGCGGATTATGTCCGCCCCGGGCAGTGGTGTGCCGGGGAGCCGCTGACCGGTGAGCTTACCCTGCGCCAGGCGCTGTCCTGCTTTATGGCCGCCCGGGTTTTGCGCCTGCCGGTGGTCGACAGCGCAGGCCAGCCGCTCGGGGTGCTGCACCTGGAAGATGCGGTTACCGGGGCAGAGTCATGAGCTGGCTGCGTGAACCGCTGCTCTGGCTGCTGGCGCTGTACGGCGGGCTGCTGCTCTGGTTGCCCCACAGTGCGCCGCTGTTCAGCTGGCTGTTTCCTGAACAGCACAACCCCCTGTGGCGCGGGCAGAGCTTCGCCAGCCTGACGCTGGACCATATGCAGCTGGTGCTGATATCCAGCCTGGTGGCTGTGGTGCTGGGGGCCGGGCTCGGGATCCTGGTGACCAGAGACGCCGGGCGTGAGTTTCGCGCCCTGGCGGAGATCCTGGCCGCAGCGGGGCAGACCTTCCCGCCGGTGGCGGTACTGGCGCTGGCGGTGCCGGTGCTGGGGTTCGGGCGGGATCCGGCCATTATGGCACTGATCCTGTATGGCCTGCTGCCGGTGTTACAGGGCACCCTGGCCGGGCTGGGGGCAGTCCCTTCTGCGGTGAAAGAGGTGGCCCGGGGGGCGGGTATGAGCGGCTGGCAGTGCCTGTGGCGGGTTGAGCTTCCCCTGGCCGCACCGCAGATGCTGGCGGGGATCCGGGTGTCGGTCATTATCAATATCGGGACGGCGGCGATAGCCTCCACCGTGGGGGCAAATACCCTGGGGACGCCAGTCATTATTGGCCTGAGCGGGTTTAATACCGCCTGGGTATTACAGGGGGCGGTGCTGGTGGCACTGGCGGCGATGATTGTAGATCGCGGGTTTGAGCGGCTCAGCCAGGCGCTTACCCGGCATGCAGAATAAGGGTATAACCCACCAGCATGACACCGCCGATACCGCCGAGGCTCAGCAGCACCATAGCGCCGATAATCGCGATTTTACTTAAACGCATCTGTTGCTCCTTTTGTTAACCTGGTGATTATACGGTGAAACGAGGCGGTTAATAAAACATTAAATGCGCGCGGGCGGGCGCAAGAGTGCGGGCCGGGAACCGGCCCGCAGGCAGGGCATCAGAACTGGGTGTTAACGCTCATATACCAGGTCCGGCCGGATTCGTTATAGGTATTGGCGCCTGCGCCATACATATAGCCGGTAGCACCGCCGGTGGTCTGGGCATTACCTTCACGCCAGTGACGCTTGTCAAAGACGTTATCCACACCCGCCGTCAGGCTGAGGTTTTTCGTGGCATCCCAGGTGGCGCTCAGCCCCACAATACTGTACGGGCTGACCTGATCTTTCTCAGAGCCGGTGACCGGCTCGCCTTTATAGTTGTATTTCTTCGGAGTCTGTTTGCCATACCAGGTAAAGGTACTTTGCACCGAGAGATCCTCACGCACCTGATAGCTCAGGGTGGAGTTCAGCGTATATTCCGGGATGATCGACAGGCGATCGCCGGTTTTTTTGTTTTTACTCTGCAACATATAGGTGATGTTGTTGGTCCACATGACCTCGTCGGTCAGCGGCAGGTTCAGGGTGCCTTCCAGCCCTTCAACAACGGCTTTTGGCACGTTCTCCCACTTATAGATGTTGCTGGTGCCGTTGGAATACTCCGCCGAATAGCCGGACTCAATCTTGTCCCGGTAGTCGTTACGGAACCAGGTTACCCCGGCCTGGTAGCCGTCGTGCTTCCATTCCAGACCAATCTCTTTATTGATGCTGGTTTCGGCTTTGAGGTCTTTATTCCCCTGCAGGTAGCACGGCGTACCGGTGGCGTAGCACCCCTGACCACGGCTGTAGAGCAGGTAGTTGGGGTTGGTCTGGTACAGGCTCGGGGCTTTATAGGCCCGGGCGATACCCATTTTCAGGGTTAAATCGTCGGTGATGCCCTGGGAGAGGTTCAGCGACGGGCTCCAGTTAGTGCCGACCACGCTGTGGTGGTCATAACGCAGCGCCGGGGTCAGCATGGTGCTGTCGGTCAGCTCAATATTGTCTTCAGCAAACAGGGAGAAGATCTGCGCCTGGCTATAGGGGCTGCGGTTGGTACTGCTGATACCGTTAACGCTGCCGCCAGCCAGTGTCTGGGTGTTTGAGGCGTTATCCTTCATTTTCTGCTGGTTCCACTCAGTCCCGAGGGTCAGGTTCTGGTTAAACAGCAGATCAAAGGGCAGGCTGACCTCACTGTGCAGCATCACATCGCTGAGGTCTATCTGGCTAAAGTTGTCGTTGGAGAAGATCCCCTCCGTACCGCCCGCCAGGCCCTCATTCATGCGCGAGTTACGGGTGCGCTCATACTGTGCCCAGGTGTTGGTGGAGACGCCATTATCCCAGGCGCCGGTCCAGGTCAGGGAGTAGGTCTGGCGATACATACGGTTGGTTTCGTCGCCATATTTTTCCTTAACCAGTGCGTTGGTGTTGGTGTTCTGGGTATCCCCGGCGTAGAGGTTGCCCTGGCGGGTGTAACCCGTTTCAAAGGCCAGGGACTGCATCGGGGCGAAGTCCCAGCGCAGCTGGCCGTTAATGTTTTTATTGATAACCCCTTCACGGCCGGCGGGCATGGTATCGGCGTAGATCCCGGTTCGCTCAGACTCGTGACCGGCGTTGATATTGCGCCCGTCGGCCTGGGTTTTGTCCAGATCGCCCCACAGCCGGAAGCTGACATCCCCGCCCAGCGGCCCGGTCAGGCTGAAGTTGGTGCGCTTTGTGGCCCCTTCGGATTTGTGCTCCGGAACGTTGAAGTAGCTATTCCAGGTGCCGTGCCACTCCTGGCTGCTGGGTTTGGTGATGATATTCACCACGCCCCCGGCGGCACCGTTACCGTAACGGGCCGCTGCCGGGCCACGGATCACCTCGATGCGTTCGATCATCTCCGGCGGCACCCAGTTGGAATCCCCGCGGGTATCGCGCTCGCCGCGCCACCCCTGGCGCACAGAGTTGCGGCTGGTAACGGGTTTGCCGTCTATCAGGATCAGGGTGTTTTCCGGGCCCATACCGCGAATATCTATCTGGCGGTTGTTACCGCGCTGGCCGGAGGTGGAGTTACCGGTCAGGTTAACCCCCGGCATGGTGCGGATGATCTCCGACACGTCGCGGGCCGGCGGGCGTTTTTTGATCTCTTCTGCGGTAATGGTGGAGACCCCCGGCGCCTGCAGGTTTTGCTGGGCGGCGGTCACCACCAGGGTATCTTCGTGCTCTGCGGTCTGAGTGCTGCCCTCGCTGGCGGGGGTTTCTGCTGCCAGTGTGGGAAGCGCGGTGCCATATAACGCCAGCTGAATCAGCATGGCGAGCGTGCGGTGTTTTTTTGTCATTATCAGTATGCCCTGCTTTTAGCTGCCCCCGGTTGACTCCGTCCCACAGGGAAGAGGGCAGCGATGAGAGAGATAACCCCGGGCAGCCCGCGAAATGTGCCCGGGCCGCCTGGTGTAAGCGAACGCTGATGAAATAATTAGCAGCGTAGTTATCGCGGGCAATACGCTATTGCAAATGAAAATAATTATCAATACTATTGCTGTTAATTTTTTACAATTATAATTATTCTCACAATTTACATGAGGTTAGTTAGTGGATCTCTCTACCGGCTCCGCAGTATGGTGGCAGAATATTCTGCGCCAGGGTGTTCCGTCCGTAACCCCTATTGATTCAGAACACTGTCGGGTAGTGTTTTACTGGCGCGATCCGGCCGGTGACGGGGCCCACTCCCCGGTTAAGCGGGTATGGGTTTGTATTACCGGTGTGACAGACCACCACTCACGCCGCGGGCCGCAAACCATGCAGCGGGTGGCGGATAGCGATATCTGGTGCTGGGAGACCACGCTCAGCAGCCGCTGGCGCGGCAGTTACTGTTTTATTCCCTCCGAACGGGAAGATGACTTCCCCCCGCAGGCTTTTGGCCCGCAGCCAGAGAGCATGGCGTTACGCGAGGGCTGGAGCCGGTTATTCCCCGCCGCGATTGCCGATCCACTAAACCCGGATAGCTGGCGCGGCGGAAGAGGGCACCCCGCCTCGGCACTTCAGCTGCCGGATGCCCCGCCGCAACCGGGCTGGGATGCCCCCAACACACCCCATCAGAAGGCCCGCTGCATTGAGTGGCGCAGCAAACGGCTGGGCAACACCCGGCGGGTCTGGCTGTTCACCACCGGTGATGACGCGCCGCACCAGCGCCCGCTGGCCATCATGCTGGACGGGCAGTTCTGGGCCGAAAGTATGCCCGTATGGCCTGCGCTGCAAAAGCAGACCAACGAGGGGGCACTGCCCCAGGCCCTGTATGTGCTTATCGACATCATCGATTTACCCCACCGCAGCAGGGAGCTGCCCTGCAATCCGGCATTCTGGCAGGCGGTGCGTGAGGAGTTACTGCCCCTGGTGCGCAATCATCAGCGCTGGGCCGAAACCCCGGAAACCACCGTGGTGGCCGGGCAGAGTTTTGGCGGGCTCTCCGCCCTGTATGCGGCGCTGTTCTGGCCGCAGACTTTTGGTTGTGTGTTAAGCCAGTCCGGCTCGTTCTGGTGGCCAACTCGCCGGCCAGACGGCGGACCAGGCTGGCTGATAAACCAGTTATCCTCCGGGCAGGTCAGCGCCGCTGGCCTGAAGATTTACCTTGAAGCTGGCCGCAAAGAGCCGGTTATCCTTCAGGCGCATCAGCGCCTGGTCCCCTTATTACAATCTGGCATCGGTGCCGTTAACTACCATCTGGTCGATGGCGGGCATGATGCGCTCTGCTGGCGCGGAGGGCTGATAACCGGCCTGATGGCCCTGTGGTCACCCGCACGGCAGAAACCCTAATGGTTCAGGAGTCTGGCATGGAATACAGCAACCCCTTTGATGATCCCAACGGGCAGTTTTACATCCTTATGAACACATCCGGCGAATACAGTCTCTGGCCCGACTATTGCCCGCTACCGGCGGGCTGGAACAAGGTCTGCGAGCCCCAACCCCAGGCCCTGTGTGTCAGCTGGCTGGCCGGGCACTGGCAGGCCCTGACACCGCAAACCTGGTCGGCCACAGGGGAGGGGCGCTGATGCAGCAGACAACCGCGTTTCCGCTGGTTGCCGCCCAGCCCGGGATCTGGATGGCGGACAAACTCTCGCCACTGCCCAACAGCTGGAGCGTGGCCCACTTTGTTGAGCTTAACGGTGAGCCGGATGTGGCGTGCCTCTCCCGGGCAATAGTGCTGGGCATGGCGGATGCAGACACCCTGCGGATGCGTTTTGATGACACCGGGGGCGAGGTGCGCCAGTGGTTTGATGCCACACTTCCCCTGACGGAGCCCCGGGTGCTGGATCTGCGCCAGGAACTGCACCCGGAGCGGGCCGCCCGCGCCTGGATGGCCCGGGATCTGGACCAGGATTTGCGCCTCGACAGCGGCAACCCCCTGTATTGCCACGCGTTGATCCTGGTCGGCGATCAGCGCTGGTTCTGGTATCAGCGCTATCACCACCTGGTGGTGGACGGCTTCAGCTTTACCGCCATTACCCGGCGCACGGCGGAGATCTACACGGCGCTGTGCCGCCGTGAGCCTGTGGCGAATAACCCGTTTGTTCCCTTCAGTGAGGTGGCCCGGGAGTATCAGCACTATCAGGCATCCCCCGCCTGCGGGAAAGACGCGGCGTTCTGGCGTGAGCAGGTGGCGAGCATGGCGCCGCCGGTCACGTTATCGGACCGGGGGGCCGGGGAGTCCCCCAGCGCCAGGGCGGTGATCCGCGAAAAAATCGCCCTTAACCCGGAGGATTTTGCCGCCATCACCCGGGATATGCAGGCCAGCGGCCTTTCTGCCGCAGACGCCATTCTG
This Shimwellia blattae DSM 4481 = NBRC 105725 DNA region includes the following protein-coding sequences:
- the osmF gene encoding ABC transporter substrate-binding protein, translating into MRRICAGLAGLLALVVAGAQAAEPVKVASKIDTEGALLGNVIIQVLESHGVKTINRLQLGPTAVVRGAIIAGNIDIYPEYTGNGGVFFQDPQDQVWKNPQLSYERIKARDLEDNKLVWLKPAPANNTWTIAVRQDLAKSQGLVSLADLSRYLKQGGKFKLAASAEFIERADALPAFQQAYGFELKPNQLLSLAGGDTSVTLRAAAEQTSGVNGAMAYGTDGPVAALGLQTLTDPQNVQPVYAPAPVIREPVLAAYPKIETWLAPVFSALDQKTLQTLNARIAVEGQDAGTVARDWLKSRKFIK
- a CDS encoding ABC transporter permease, with amino-acid sequence MASNRVLWLLLVLMTGALIFLPLVNLAPNRLVSGTPLMVWSPGAVVLWLLAPLLGLWGLCLLAPGRNGLILLCCQLLFTCALWMLGQLADQLMQHSGSLARVTPGSGWWVVLAGSLLGAMDASQRLTPRPLYRLALNLQIWLLPVLMLAGGCFSATSLLREYHNRADVFQAALAGHLLYLPGVLVPGLLIALPAGWWCQRSARARRTLLPLLNIIQTVPSVALFGLLIAPLTRLAQRFPVLGEWGISGIGLAPALVALVLYSLLPLVRGVMSGLDAVPARVTESARGMGMSRGQLAWRVELPLALPVLLRSLRVVAVQTTGLAVVAALIGAGGLGTLIFQGLLSSAMDLVLLGVIPTVALAVVVDTVFRCLLALVEESPGDRI
- a CDS encoding ABC transporter ATP-binding protein, yielding MIEFDGVSKFFQGQPAVEGLSFTCREGALTVLVGTSGSGKSTTLKMINRLIEADRGEIRVAGRPVREHDPLDLRRQMGYVIQSVGLFPHWTVARNIATVPQLLRWPAAKTDARVDTLLTLLGLAPEIYRQRYPHQLSGGQQQRVGVARALAADPRVLLMDEPFGALDPVTRRALQQEVRRIQQQTRCTLVMVTHDVDEALSLADHLVLMDRGRIVQQGTPEALLTRPVSEFVHTFFAASDYGIRLMGLRRVADYVRPGQWCAGEPLTGELTLRQALSCFMAARVLRLPVVDSAGQPLGVLHLEDAVTGAES
- a CDS encoding ABC transporter permease, which encodes MSWLREPLLWLLALYGGLLLWLPHSAPLFSWLFPEQHNPLWRGQSFASLTLDHMQLVLISSLVAVVLGAGLGILVTRDAGREFRALAEILAAAGQTFPPVAVLALAVPVLGFGRDPAIMALILYGLLPVLQGTLAGLGAVPSAVKEVARGAGMSGWQCLWRVELPLAAPQMLAGIRVSVIINIGTAAIASTVGANTLGTPVIIGLSGFNTAWVLQGAVLVALAAMIVDRGFERLSQALTRHAE
- a CDS encoding membrane protein yields the protein MRLSKIAIIGAMVLLSLGGIGGVMLVGYTLILHAG
- a CDS encoding TonB-dependent siderophore receptor, with product MTKKHRTLAMLIQLALYGTALPTLAAETPASEGSTQTAEHEDTLVVTAAQQNLQAPGVSTITAEEIKKRPPARDVSEIIRTMPGVNLTGNSTSGQRGNNRQIDIRGMGPENTLILIDGKPVTSRNSVRQGWRGERDTRGDSNWVPPEMIERIEVIRGPAAARYGNGAAGGVVNIITKPSSQEWHGTWNSYFNVPEHKSEGATKRTNFSLTGPLGGDVSFRLWGDLDKTQADGRNINAGHESERTGIYADTMPAGREGVINKNINGQLRWDFAPMQSLAFETGYTRQGNLYAGDTQNTNTNALVKEKYGDETNRMYRQTYSLTWTGAWDNGVSTNTWAQYERTRNSRMNEGLAGGTEGIFSNDNFSQIDLSDVMLHSEVSLPFDLLFNQNLTLGTEWNQQKMKDNASNTQTLAGGSVNGISSTNRSPYSQAQIFSLFAEDNIELTDSTMLTPALRYDHHSVVGTNWSPSLNLSQGITDDLTLKMGIARAYKAPSLYQTNPNYLLYSRGQGCYATGTPCYLQGNKDLKAETSINKEIGLEWKHDGYQAGVTWFRNDYRDKIESGYSAEYSNGTSNIYKWENVPKAVVEGLEGTLNLPLTDEVMWTNNITYMLQSKNKKTGDRLSIIPEYTLNSTLSYQVREDLSVQSTFTWYGKQTPKKYNYKGEPVTGSEKDQVSPYSIVGLSATWDATKNLSLTAGVDNVFDKRHWREGNAQTTGGATGYMYGAGANTYNESGRTWYMSVNTQF
- the fes gene encoding enterochelin esterase is translated as MDLSTGSAVWWQNILRQGVPSVTPIDSEHCRVVFYWRDPAGDGAHSPVKRVWVCITGVTDHHSRRGPQTMQRVADSDIWCWETTLSSRWRGSYCFIPSEREDDFPPQAFGPQPESMALREGWSRLFPAAIADPLNPDSWRGGRGHPASALQLPDAPPQPGWDAPNTPHQKARCIEWRSKRLGNTRRVWLFTTGDDAPHQRPLAIMLDGQFWAESMPVWPALQKQTNEGALPQALYVLIDIIDLPHRSRELPCNPAFWQAVREELLPLVRNHQRWAETPETTVVAGQSFGGLSALYAALFWPQTFGCVLSQSGSFWWPTRRPDGGPGWLINQLSSGQVSAAGLKIYLEAGRKEPVILQAHQRLVPLLQSGIGAVNYHLVDGGHDALCWRGGLITGLMALWSPARQKP
- a CDS encoding MbtH family protein; this translates as MEYSNPFDDPNGQFYILMNTSGEYSLWPDYCPLPAGWNKVCEPQPQALCVSWLAGHWQALTPQTWSATGEGR